The region TCGGCTGGGAGGCGCGCGGCGGGTACGGCGACGCCTACCTGACCGCGCAGGCCCTGGCGACGGCCGCGCGACGGGCCGGGGTTCGGGTCCGGCAGGGCACGCCGGTCACCGGGCTGCTCCTCGACGGCGACCATGTCACCGGTGTGCGGCTCGGCGACGGCGGCACCATCTCGGCCGGCACCGTCGTCGTCGCGACCGGCGTCTGGACCCGCCCGTTCCTCGGGCGGTACGGAGTCGACGTGCCGATCCGGGTGGTCCGCGAGCAGATCGTGATGGTCGACCCCGGGGTGCCCACCGGCCCCGTCCCCGTGTTCTCCGACCTGGTCTCGCTGCAGTACGTCCGCGCCGAGGTCGGCGGGGACATCCTGTTCGGCAACAGCGACCTGGCCGATCCGCGCGAGGCCGACCCCGACCACTACCTCAACCGGGCCACCGACGACTTCGTCGACATCACCGTCGAGAAGGTCGGCACGCGGTTCCCCGGGTTCCCCGACGCGGCGATCTCGGGCAGCTACGCGGGCTGTTACGACGTCACGCCGGACTGGAACCCGGTGATCTCCCGCACCGGCTTCGACGGGCTGGTCGTCGCGGCGGGATTCAGCGGCCACGGCTTCAAGATCGCCCCCGCGGTCGGCCGGCTGGTCGCCGACCTCGTCGTCGACGGCCGCAGCAGCGACCCCCGCATCCCCGCCTCCGACTTCCGGCTGTCCCGCTTCGCCGACGGTGACCTGCTGCAGACGCCCTACCCCTACACCGGCGCGGGGCAGATGCGTTAGACACACACTGTGCCCTCCCCCGACGATCACCCGCTGCGCACAGAATCCGATTCGTTGCTGCGCAACACCTCCGGCACGGCACGGGACCGCGACCCCGCCGAACCGGTCGAGGAGCTCGAGATCGAGGCCGCGATCGGCCGCAACGTGCGCCTGCTGCGCCTGCAGCAAGGCCTCACGGTCGCCGAGACCGCGGCTCGGGTCGGCATCTCGAAGGCGATGATGAGCAAGATCGAGAACGCTCAGACCTCCTGCAGCCTGTCCACCCTCGCGCTGCTGGCCAAGGGTCTGGACGTGCCCGTCTCCAGCCTCTTCCGTGGCGCCGACGTCGAACGGCCCGCGGCCTTCGTCAAGTCCGGCACCGGCGCGCGGATCGTGCGGGAGGGCACCCGCGAGGGGCACGAGTACCAGCTGCTCGGCTCGCTGCGCGGCGAACACAAGCGGCTGGAATGCCTGCTGGTGACGCTGTCGGAGAAGAGCCGCACCTACCCGTTGTTCCAGCATCCGGGCACCGAGTTCATCTACATGCTCGAAGGCGTCATGGACTACAGCCACAGTCGCTCGGTGTACCGGCTGCACCCCGGTGATTCGCTGCAGATCGACGGCGAGGGCGCCCACGGACCCGTCGACCTCGTCGAGGTGCCCATCCGGTTCCTGTCGGTCATCGCGTTCCCCGACTCCCAGGTGTGACGGAGACGGGTTTGGTCCGGCGAGCCGGCCGGAGTATCGTTGGCCGCGATGTTCTCTGCGCAGCGGTCGCTCCTTCTCGGACGCCGCGACGGGGTCTGATCCAGACCGGCTTCCCGTCGCGGGTATTCGCGATGCGCCGGTCTGAAGTCCACCAAGACCCGGAGCCCATGACATGACCGAGAACTTCAATCCCGACGCCTACTCCTCCGTACGCGCCATCGGCACGCCCGCCGGCGCCCCACATCCCGGCCAGCCCTCGTGGAACGCCCAGCGTGGCTCCTCGATGCCGGTGCGCCGCTACCGCAGCTTCGCCGAAGAGGTCGAACCCATCCGGCTGCCCGACCGGACGTGGCCGGACAACGTCATCGACACCGCGCCGATGTGGTGCGCGGTCGACCTGCGCGACGGCAACCAGGCGCTGATCGACCCGATGAGCCCGGCCCGCAAGCGCCGCATGTTCGACCTGCTGGTGCGGATGGGCTACAAGGAGATCGAGGTCGGCTTCCCGTCGGCCAGTCAGACCGACTACGACTTCGTCCGCGAGATCATCGAGCAGGGTGCGATCCCCGACGACGTCACCATCCAGGTGCTGACCCAGTGCCGGCCCGAGCTGATCGAGCGGACCTTCGAGGCGTGCGCGGGTGCGCCGCAGGCCATCGTGCACTTCTACAACTCGACGTCGATTCTGCAGCGCCGCGTCGTGTTCCGCGCCGACCGCGAGGCCGTCAAGAAGATCGCCACCGACGGCGCCCGCATGTGCGTCGACGAGGCCAACAAGTATCCCGGCACGCGGTGGCGGTTCGAGTACTCCCCCGAGTCCTACACCGGTACCGAGCTGGAGTACGCGGTCGAGGTGTGCAACGCGGTCGCCGACATCGTCGAGCCCACGCCCGAGCGGCCGCTGATCGTCAACCTGCCGGCCACCGTCGAGATGGCCACTCCGAACGTCTACGCCGACTCGATCGAGTGGATGAATCGCCATCTGTCGCCCCGGGATTCAATCATCCTGAGCCTGCACCCGCACAACGATCGCGGAACTGCCGTCGCCGCAGCCGAATTGGGCTATGCGGCCGGCGCCGATCGCATCGAGGGCTGCCTGTTCGGCAACGGTGAACGCACCGGCAACGTCTGCCTGGTGACGCTGGGCATGAACCTGTTCAGCCGCGGCGTGGACCCGCAGATCGACTTCTCGAACATCGACGAGATCCGCCGCACCGTCGAGTACTGCAACCAGCTGCCGGTGCACGAGCGTCATCCCTACGGCGGCGACCTGGTGTACACGGCGTTCTCCGGAAGCCACCAGGATGCCATCAACAAGGGCCTGGACGCGATGAAAGTAGCTGCCGACGAAGCGGATTCGGACGTCGACGACCTGCTGTGGCAGGTACCCTACCTGCCCATCGACCCGAAGGACGTGGGCCGCACCTACGAGGCCGTGATCCGGGTCAACTCGCAGTCCGGCAAGGGCGGCGTCGCCTACATCATGAAGGCCGACCATGGCCTGGCACTGCCGCGGCGGTTGCAGATCGAGTTCTCCCAGGCGATTCAGAAGATCACCGACGGGGAGGGCGGCGAGGTGTCGCCCAAGGAGATGTGGGACGCGTTCTACGAGGAGTACCTGGCGCCGATCTGGCCGCTGGAGCGGATGCGGCAGAAGGTGGACGCGGCCGAGGTCGACGGCGGCACCGACACGATCACCGCGGTCGTCAAGGTCGACGGCACCGAGCGCGAGATCGTCGGCGCCGGAAACGGTCCCCTGGCCGCGTTCTGTGATGCGCTGGGCGCCATCGGCTACGACGTCAACGTCCTCGACTACTCCGAGCACGCGATGTCGGCCGGCGAGGAAGCCCAGGCCGCGGCCTACGTCGAGGCGTCGATCGGCGGCAAGACCGTGTGGGGCGTCGGGATCGCCACGTCCATCACGACGGCGTCGCTGCGCGCGGTGGTCTCCGCCGTCAACCGGGCTGCCCGCCAGACCGCCGAGTGACCGGCGATTTCAGGGTCTTTCGGCCCTGATATGGCGATACCCGCGGTGCTTGACTGACCTCGATACACGCTGTGTGGTCGTGGTGAAGGAGCACCCTCATGTGGAATTCGTTCTGGAGTTTCCTGTGGTCGACGGTCGTCATCTTCGCGTTCATCGCCTACCTGATGATCCTGTTCAACATCCTCGTCGACCTGTTCTGGCGCGATCACAAGACCTCGGGCTGGATCAAAGCCGTCTGGGTCATCTTCCTTGTCGTGCTGCCGTATGTGACTGCGCTGGTGTACCTCATCGCCCGCGGGAAGGGGATGGCCGAACGGGCCCGCGAGCAGGCTCTGCAGGCCAAGCGCGAGACCGACGATTACATCCGGCAGGCGGCCGGGCGCAGTCCGGCGCAGGAGATCGCCGATGCCAAAGCGCTGCTGGACGCGGGCACGATCACCCATTCCGAGTTCGACGGGCTGAAGGCCAAGGCGCTGGGCCAGCAGTTGGCGATGGATCGAATGGTTCGCTGACCCACTGCGGGCCGCGAATGCTCAGAACAACGTGAACTGGTCGTCGGCGGCGGAGGTATCGGTGAACTCCTCGATGTCTGCGCCGCCGACCACCGACTCCAGACCGCGCAGGAACTCCGGGGCGCTCAGCAGGGGCACGCCGAGTTCGCCTGCCTGATAGCCCTTTCCCTGGTCCGGAACGTCGTCGCAGACGACCAGTGACGTATGGGCGTCCACGGCTTCGGTGTACGCCAGGCCGGCGTGCAGGATGCGCTCGATGAGCTCCTCGTGGGTGTGGCCGACCTCGGCGGCCAGCGCGACCCGCATCCCCTGAACCAGCGGCCGGCCCGCGACGAACCGTCCGGGGTTGGCGTAGGGGCAGGGTGTTCGCGCCGCGACCGCTTTGAGGGGCCGCAGCTCGTCGTGCGTGACCCGGCCGTTGGGCCATGTCCGGCGCGACACGGGGTGGACCGGCAGCCACTTGCGGTGCTCCCGGGCGCGCACCAGCACCGGTTTGAGGATCTGTGCCAGCACCATCGCATCGTCGAGCGCATCGTGGGGCCGCATCTGGGTGACACCCCAGTGCGCGGCCAGCGTCTCGAGCTTGAGGTTCTCCAGGCCGAGATCGAGCCGGCGGCCCAGTTCCACCGTGCACATGACTGTCTCCACGGGCAGTTCGGCGGACACCATCTCGGCCTCGGCCGCCAGGAACGAGTAGTCGAAGCCGACGTTGTGCGCGACCAGCGTGCGCCCGCGCAGCACCTCGACCAGATCGCCGGCGACGTCCGCGAAGGTGGGCTGGCCGGCCAGCATCTCCGCCGTCAGCCCGTGCACGTGCGTCGGACCGGGGTCGACGCCCGGGTCGAGCAGGCTGTAGAAACTCTTCTCGACGTTGCCGTCGTCGCTGAGGGCCAGCGCCGCGATGCTCACGATGCGGGCCTGACCGGGCCGGAAACCCGAGGTCTCCACGTCGACCACTGCCCATCCCGAACCGGGTGCATCGGCGGGCCTGCCCCAGCGATGTCCGGCGGTTGAGCTCACCGTTCGAGGATGGCACGGCCCTGTGACAAGGCTCGCTCCATCGGCCAGCGTGTCGGGCGCTCTTCTAGACTGCCGGGCATGGTCACCGCACGCGGACGCTTCGCGCTCACGGCAGGCGCCGGTGCGCGGTGGGCGTCGCGGGTCACCGGGCGCGGTGCGGGTGCCATGATCGGCGGCCTGGTCGCGATGACGCTGGACCGCTCGATCCTGGCCCAGCTGGGCCAGGGACGGCGCAGCGTGGTGATCACCGGTACGAACGGCAAGTCGACGACCACCCGGATGACGGCCGCGGCACTGGCCACGCTCGGGCCTGTCGCGACCAACGCCGAGGGCGCCAACATGGACGCCGGCCTGGTGGCCGCGCTGGCGGCGGCCCCCGAGGCCCCGCTGGCCGCCCTCGAGGTCGACGAGATGCACGTCCCGCACGTCAGTGATGCGGTGAACCCCTCGGTGATCGTCCTGCTGAACCTCTCCCGTGACCAACTCGACCGCGTGGGTGAGATCAACCACATCGAGCGCACCCTGCGCGCCGGTCTCGCCCGCCATCCCGCGGCCGTGATCGTCGCCAACTGCGACGACGTGCTGATGACGTCCGCCGCCTACGACAACCCGAACGTGGTCTGGGTCGCCGCGGGCGGCGGCTGGGCCAGCGACTCGGTGAGCTGCCCGCGCTCCGGCGAGGTCATCGTGCGCGAGCAGCAGCACTGGTATTCCACCGGCAGTGACTTCAAGAGGCCGGACCCCGACTGGTGGTTCGACGACACCCACATCCACGGTCCCGGCGGGCTGTCGCTCCCGATGGCGCTGACGCTGCCCGGCACCGTCAACCGAGGCAACGCCACGCAGGCGGTCGCGGCGGCGGTGGCCCTGGGCGCCGACCCCGCCGCCGCGGTGGCCGCGGTGTCGGCCGTCGACGAGGTCGCGGGCCGGTACCGGACTCTGCAGGTAGGTGCGCACACGGTGCGCATGCTGCTCGCGAAGAATCCGGCCGGCTGGCAGGAGGCGCTGTCGATGGTCGACCGGGACGCCGCCGGGGTGGTGATCGCGGTCAACGGCCAGGTGCCCGACGGCGAGGACCTGTCCTGGCTGTGGGACGTCGGCTTCGAGCACTTCGAGTCGGTGCCGGTGGTGGCCGCCGGGGAGCGCGGCACCGACCTGGCCGTCCGGCTCGGGTATGCCGGGGTGGCCCACACGCTGGTGCACGAAACCCGGGCCGCGATCGCGTCCTGCCCGCCCGGTCATGTCGAGGTGCTCGCCAACTACACCGCCTTCCTGCAACTGAACCGGGTGCTGAGCCGTGCGTGACTCGGTGGTGCGGATCGGGCTGGTGCTGCCCGACGTCATGGGCACCTACGGCGACGGCGGCAATGCTGTGGTGCTCCGACAACGCCTGCGGCTGCGCGGGATCGCCGCGGAGATCGTCGAGATCACTCTCGACGACCCGGTGCCGTCCGAGCTCGACCTGTACACCCTCGGCGGGGCGGAGGACTACGCACAGCGCCTGGCGACCAAGCACCTGATTCGCTATCCCGGTCTACAGCAGGCGATTTCACGCGGGGCGCCGGTGTTGGCGATCTGCGCGGCCATCCAGGTGCTGGGCCACTGGTACGAGACGTCGGCCGGTGAGAGGGTCGACGGGGTCGGCGTCCTCGACGTCACGACGTCCCCCCAGCCCGAGCGCACCATCGGCGAGGTGACGTCCAAGCCGCTCGTCGACGGGCTGACCGAGCTGCTGACCGGGTTCGAGAACCACCGCGGCGGAACGGATCTCGGGCCGCAGGCGCGGCCGCTGGCCGCGGTGACGCGGGGTGCGGGCAACCGCGCCGGCGACGGAATCGACGGCGCCGTGCAGGGCAGCATCGTCGCCACCTATCTGCACGGCTGCTGCCTGGCGCGCAATCCGCAACTGGCCGACCATCTGCTCACCCAGGTGGTCGGGCCGCTGGCGCCGCTGGAGTTGCCGGAGGTCGACCTGCTGCGCCGCGAACGCCTGGCTGCGCCACGCCGCGTCTGAGGGGTTACGCAGCAAGAGTCGGCCGATCTCTGAGTGCCAGCGGGCAGCCTCGACGGTGCAATGCCCCCTCGACTCGTGCGAGCCATTCCTCGGGTCGGTCCTCTGCGATGACCCGGATGACGATCCAGTCCAGCGCTTCGAGCGTCCGCAGCCGCCCGATGTCCTTGACGTACTGCTCGCGATTCTTGCGGTGATGGTCCCCGTCATACTCGACGGCGACGCCGTATTCCTGCCACCCCATGTCGAGGAAGGCGATCGCGCGGGAGCCCTGCAGAACGGGGATCTGCGTCTCGGGACGGGGAAAGCCCTTGTCGTGCAATCGCAGTCGGATGGCACTCTCCCGAGGTGATGCGGCGCCACCGTCGACCAGGGGGAGCAGCTCGCGCAACTGTGCGATTCCGCGAAGCCGCGGCAGCCGGTCGGCGATGTCGAGGACGTCGCCGATGTCGAAGCGCTGATTCCACATCAGAGCGTCCAACCGGGCCAGCGCCTCGGCCCTCTCGAGGTGGCGCCCAAGGTCGAAAGCCGTCCGAATCCGTGTCGTGACGGGCAGTCCCGAGCGATAGGTGATCTGGTCGCCGGTGAGCAAGTCCCTGCGGACGACCAGTCCGTCTCGCGGGCGGCACGTGACGCCCACCACCTCGATCCGGATGTCGGGGTCGATCCACGGTGCGCCGTGCAAGGCGGCGGCTGCGACGCCGCCGATCACTCCCTTGCGTCCGGTCGCCAGCCACGCACCGATCGCCCGGTCTCGCAGGGTGACTTCGATGCCCTTGCGAACGAACACCCCGCGGTAGAGCCTCGTGTAATCGCGGGCCAGTTCGTGCCTGGTGGCCACGCCGGCGCGGACGGCCTCCCCGCCCAAGACGACCCTGTTCATGCCCGGCATGCTGCCAGCCCCCACCGACAGGCCGACCGATCAACGTTTTGCAGCGAAAGTGCGAGTGGCGGCCTGCAGAACGTAGATCCGTCGGGTCGTCGATCAGGCCACCGCGGCGGAGTCGCGAATCAGGCCATCGCGCGGCGGCCGGCCAGCGCGCGGCCGAGCGTCAGCTCGTCGGCGAACTCCAGGTCCCCGCCCATCGGCAGGCCCGAGGCGATCCGCGTCACCGTGAGCCCCGGGATGTCACGCAGCATCCGCACCAGGTACGTCGCGGTCGCCTCGCCCTCGGTGTTGGGGTCGGTCGCGATGATCACCTCGGCGACCTCCACGCCGTCGACGCGTTCACCGATCCTGTTGAGCAGCTCACGAATTCGCAACTGGTCGGGCCCGATCCCCGACAGCGGATCCAACGCCCCACCGAGCACGTGGTAGCGCCCGCGGAATTCCCGCGTACGTTCGACGGCCTGCACGTCCTTGGGTTCCTCGACCACACACACCAGCGACGCGTCCCGGCGCGGGTCGCTGCAGATCCGGCAGCGTTCCTCATCGCTGACGTTGCCGCACACCGCGCAGAACGTCACCCCGTCGCGAACCCTGTTCAGCACCGCGGTCAGCCGGTCGATGTCGGGCGGCTCGACGGACAGGAGGTGGAATGCGATCCGCTGCGCGCTCTTGGGCCCGATGCCGGGCAGCTTGCCGAGCTCGTCGATCAGATCCTGGACAGGTCCTTCGAACAAGAAATCACATCCCCGGCAGGCCCGGGAACCCCTGGTCGCCCAGCCCTCCGGCCAGCGGGCCGAGCCGGTCGTGCGCCATGATGGTCACCTGCTTGGCGGCGTCGGCGATCGCACCGACGACGAGGTCCTGCAGTGTCTCGACGTCGGAGGGGTCGACGACCTTCGGGTCGATCGAGATGCCCACCACCTCGCCGCTGCCCCGCATCGTCACCTGCACCAGTCCGCCGCCTGCCTGGCCGTGCACCTCGGAGTTGGCCAGCGCCTCCTGCGCCTCCATCAACTGCTGCTGCACCTGCTGTGCCTGCGCGAGCAGTGCTGACATATCGGGTTGGCCACCAGGCTGCATGACTGATCCTCTTGCGTCTCGGTTGCGGACGGGTCTCGAGTTGGTTGCGCTCGCCGGAAAGCGGCGCTTTCGTCTTCAAGACTAGTCGGGTCAGGGCTACCGTGGCCGGGTGCATGTGCCAGCCAACCTGCGTGTCGGCGCAGCCCTCGCCGCCGGGATGCTCGCCGCGGCGTCGATTCTCGCCGGCCCCGCCCACGCGGCCCCGTCGAATGTCGCGGGGATGATCGTCTTCCTCGACCCGGGCCATCAGGCGTCGATGGCCGGCATGAGCCGTCAGGTTCCCACCGGCCGTGGTGGCACCAAGGACTGCCAGGCCAGCGGCACCTCGACCGAGGACGGATTCCCCGAGCACAGCTTCACCTGGGACACCACGCTGCGGGTTCGTCAGGCGCTGACCGCCCTCGGGGTGCGCACCGCGATGTCGCGGGGTGACGACACCGGGCCCGGCCCGTGCGTGGACGAGCGCGCCGCGATGGCCAACGCGGTGCACCCCAACGCGATCGTCTCTATCCACGCCGACGGCGGCCCGACCACCGGCCGCGGGTTCCACGTGCTGTACTCGTCGCCGCCGCTCAACGCGGCGCAGGCGGGTCCCGCGGTGGCGTTCGCGAAGGTGATGCGCGACCAGATGGCGGGTTCGGGCATCCCGCCGTCGACGTACATCGGCTCTTCGGGTCTCAATCCGCGCGCCGACATCGCCGGCCTGAACCTGGCGCAGTACCCGTCGATCCTCGTCGAGTGCGGCAACATGAAGAACCCGATCGACTCGGGCCTGATGAAGACCCCCGAGGGGCGCCAGAAGTACGCCGACGCCGTGGTCCGCGGGATCGTGACGTTCCTCGGCGCCCAGCGCGCCTGAGGGCTGACGCCGTCGCCCGGCTCACCCCACCGCCGGCCTCCTCAACGCGACTCGTCCCTCGCCGCTTGATCGTCGCCCGGCTCACCCCACCGCCGGCCTCCTCAACGCGACTCGTCCCTCGCCGCTTGATCGTCGCCCGGCTAGGTCCCCTCGACCGCCTGCGTCCCCTCGACCTCGCGCTTGAGGTTGCCCAGCACCTCGGCCTGGATCTTGCGCAGTCCGATCGGCGCGAACGTCTTCTCGAAGAAGCCGCCCACGCCCCCGGCGCCCTGCCAGGACGTCTTCATCGTCACCGACGATCCGGGACCCGCGGGGGCCACGGTCCAGTTCGTCACCATCGAGGAGTTCTGGTCCTTCTCGATGACGGTGCGACCGGCGACGTCGACGGCGGCCTTGACGTCCCGCGAACGCGACTTCGTGGCCTGCAGCTTCCACTGCGCGACGGTGCCGGCGCCCTGACCGCCTTCGAGGACGCGATAGCCGCTGTAGTGCTCCGAGAGAATCTTGGGCCGCATGGCCTCGTAGTCCGCGACGGCGGCCAGCACCGTGGCCGGCTCGGCGTTGATCAGGACCGTGCTGGACGCGCTGACCTGTGCCATCAGTGCAAACTCCTTGTCAACCTCGTTCGGTGGGGTGGCCCGGAATCGGGTGCGGTCGCATCGGCTGCCACCGCGGACTAGCGTATATGTGTGTCTGCTGCCTCCACCGACGCACGGGCTGCGCACCGCGACGGCGTGCAGCGGCTGCTCGCCAGCTATCGGGCCATCCCGGCCGATGCCACCGTCCGGCTGGCCAAGCCGACGTCGAATCTCTTCCGTGTCCGTGCCAAGAACACCGCTCCCGGCCTGGACGTGTCGGGGCTGGCCGACGTGATCGCCGTCGATCCTGACGCCCGCACCGCCGACGTCGCCGGGATGTGCACCTACGAGGATCTGGTGGCGGCCACGCTGCCCTACGGACTGGCCCCTCTCGTGGTTCCCCAGCTGAAGACCATCACGCTCGGGGGCGCGGTCACCGGGCTGGGCATCGAGTCGACGTCGTTCCGCAGCGGCCTGCCGCACGAGTCCGTGCTGGAAATGGACATTCTCACCGGCACCGGCGACGTGGTCCGGGCCTCCCCCGACGAGAACGCCGATCTCTTTCGTGCCTTCCCGAATTCCTATGGCACGCTCGGCTATTCGGTGCGGCTGAAGATCGAGCTCGAACCCGTCAAACCATTCGTGGCGCTGCGGCACCTGCGATTCAACTCGCTGGCCGCGCTGGTCGAGACGATGGACCGGATCATCGAGACGGGCGGGTACAACGGCGAGCGGGTCGACTACCTCGACGGCGTGGTGTTCAGCGCCGACGAGAGCTACCTGTGCACCGGTGCGCAGACAGGGACTCCGGGCCCGGTCAGCGACTACACCGGTCAGCAGATCTACTACCGCTCCATCCAGCACGACGGCGAGGACGGGGCCGAGAAGCACGACCGGCTGACCATCCACGACTACCTGTGGCGTTGGGACACCGACTGGTTCTGGTGTTCGCGGGCGTTCGGTGCACAGCATCCGCGGATCCGCCGGTTATGGCCCCGCCGCTACCGGCGCAGCAGTTTCTACTGGAAGCTCATCGGCTACGACCAGCGATTCGACATCGCCGACCGGATCGAGAAGCGAAACGGACGTCCACCGCGGGAACGCGTGGTTCAGGACGTCGAGGTGCCCATCGAGCGCACCGTCGACTTCCTCGACTGGTTCCTCGACACCGTGCCGATCGAGCCGATCTGGTTGTGCCCGTTACGACTTCGCGACGACCGCGACTGGCCTCTGTATCCGATCCGGCCGCACCACACCTACGTCAATGTCGGTTTCTGGTCTTCGGTGCCGGTGGGGCCGGACGAGGGGCACACCAACAAGCTGATCGAACGCAAGGTCAGCGAACTCGACGGGCACAAATCGCTGTACTCCGACGCGTATTACTCGCCCGAGGAGTTTGAGGAACTCTACGGCGGGGAGACCTATTCGACGGTGAAGAAGAACTACGACCCAGATTCTCGTTTTCTCGATCTCTACGCGAAGGCGGTGCGACGGCAATGACGATGTTCAAAGAACACGCAGTGAATTCGGGAAGCGACGGGAAGCTCAGCCTGGCGGAGATTTTGGAGATCTTCGCCGCCGGGCGGATGCCACTGAAGTTCACCGCGTACGACGGCAGCAGCGCCGGACCCGACGACGCGGAACTCGGGCTCGACCTGCGCACCCCGCGCGGCACCACCTACCTGGCGACCGCGCCGGGCGACCTCGGGCTGGCGCGCGCCTACATCTCGGGCGATCTCGCGATGCACGGCGTGCACCCCGGCGACCCGTACGCGCTTCTCAGCGCGCTCACCGAGAAGCTGGATTTCAAGCGCCCGCCGGCGCGTGTGCTGGCCCACATCGTCCGGTCCATCGGGATCGAGCACCTCAAGCCCATCGCGCCGCCACCGCAGGAGGCGCTGCCGCGCTGGCGCCGGATCGCAGAAGGCTTGCGCCACAGCAAGACCCGCGACGCCGATGCGATCCATCACCACTACGACGTGTCGAACACGTTCTACGAGTGGGTGCTCGGCCCGTCGATGACGTACACCTGCGCCTGCTATCCGCGTCCGGACGCCACCCTCGAGGAGGCGCAGGACAACAAGTACCGGCTGGTCTTCGACAAACTCCGCCTGTCGCCCGGCGACCGGCTGCTCGACGTCGGCTGCGGCTGGGGCGGCATGGTGCGCTACGCCGCCCGGCACGGCGTGAAGGCGATCGGCGTCACGCTGTCGAAGGAGCAGGCGGCGTGGGGCCGGCAGGCCATCGCCGAGGAGGGCCTCGGTGAGCTGGCGGAGATCCGCCACAGCGACTACCGCGACGTCCGCGAGGGGGGCTTCGACGCCGTGTCGTCGATCGGCCTCACCGAGCACATCGGCGTCGCGAACTATCCCGCCTACTTCCGCTTCCTGAAGTCCAAGCTGCGCACCGGTGGGCTGCTGCTCAACCACTGCATCACCCGCCACGACAACCGGCACGGTGCGTCCGCCGGCGGGTTCATCGACCGGTACGTGTTCCCCGACGGGGAGCTCACCGGCTCCGGCCGGATCATCACCGAGATTCAGGACGTCGGCCTGGAGGTCCTGCACGAGGAGAACCTGCGCCACCACTACGCGATGACGCTGCGCGACTGGTGCCGCAACCTCGTCGAGCACTGGGACGAGGCCGTCGCCGAAGTGGGGCTGGCGACCGCCAAGGTGTGGGGTCTCTACATGGCGGGCTCGCGAGTCGGCTTCGAGCAGAACGCGATTCAGTTGCACCAGGTCCTGGCGTGCAAGCTCGACGAGCGTGGCGGCGACGGAGGTCTGCCGTTGCGGCCTTGGTGGACCGCCTGAGCGCTACGCTCACGGTGTGATCCGGTTCCTGCTGCGCGTCGCGGTCTTTCTGGGCTCGTCGGCGATCGGGCTCCTCGTGGCCGCCTGGCTGGTGCCCGGAGTGTCGGTGTCGGCTGTCGGTTTCGTCGCCGCGGTGGTGATCTTCACTGTGGCGCAAGCGATTCTGGCGCCGTTCTTCCTGAAGATGGCCAGCCGC is a window of Mycolicibacterium chubuense NBB4 DNA encoding:
- the leuA gene encoding 2-isopropylmalate synthase, with translation MTENFNPDAYSSVRAIGTPAGAPHPGQPSWNAQRGSSMPVRRYRSFAEEVEPIRLPDRTWPDNVIDTAPMWCAVDLRDGNQALIDPMSPARKRRMFDLLVRMGYKEIEVGFPSASQTDYDFVREIIEQGAIPDDVTIQVLTQCRPELIERTFEACAGAPQAIVHFYNSTSILQRRVVFRADREAVKKIATDGARMCVDEANKYPGTRWRFEYSPESYTGTELEYAVEVCNAVADIVEPTPERPLIVNLPATVEMATPNVYADSIEWMNRHLSPRDSIILSLHPHNDRGTAVAAAELGYAAGADRIEGCLFGNGERTGNVCLVTLGMNLFSRGVDPQIDFSNIDEIRRTVEYCNQLPVHERHPYGGDLVYTAFSGSHQDAINKGLDAMKVAADEADSDVDDLLWQVPYLPIDPKDVGRTYEAVIRVNSQSGKGGVAYIMKADHGLALPRRLQIEFSQAIQKITDGEGGEVSPKEMWDAFYEEYLAPIWPLERMRQKVDAAEVDGGTDTITAVVKVDGTEREIVGAGNGPLAAFCDALGAIGYDVNVLDYSEHAMSAGEEAQAAAYVEASIGGKTVWGVGIATSITTASLRAVVSAVNRAARQTAE
- a CDS encoding NAD(P)/FAD-dependent oxidoreductase produces the protein MSACAKSRQPSVTTADVVVVGGGLEGCAAAWALSQRGVTNVVVVERHTVGSGMTGKSSGIVRCHYGVSSLAAMATVGLEVFEQAADVLGADIGFRQTGYVVGVGEPDVDALRKSLAAQRAVGVDTEEIDRAAVAELWPFADLTPFAAFGWEARGGYGDAYLTAQALATAARRAGVRVRQGTPVTGLLLDGDHVTGVRLGDGGTISAGTVVVATGVWTRPFLGRYGVDVPIRVVREQIVMVDPGVPTGPVPVFSDLVSLQYVRAEVGGDILFGNSDLADPREADPDHYLNRATDDFVDITVEKVGTRFPGFPDAAISGSYAGCYDVTPDWNPVISRTGFDGLVVAAGFSGHGFKIAPAVGRLVADLVVDGRSSDPRIPASDFRLSRFADGDLLQTPYPYTGAGQMR
- a CDS encoding helix-turn-helix domain-containing protein, with translation MPSPDDHPLRTESDSLLRNTSGTARDRDPAEPVEELEIEAAIGRNVRLLRLQQGLTVAETAARVGISKAMMSKIENAQTSCSLSTLALLAKGLDVPVSSLFRGADVERPAAFVKSGTGARIVREGTREGHEYQLLGSLRGEHKRLECLLVTLSEKSRTYPLFQHPGTEFIYMLEGVMDYSHSRSVYRLHPGDSLQIDGEGAHGPVDLVEVPIRFLSVIAFPDSQV
- a CDS encoding PLD nuclease N-terminal domain-containing protein; amino-acid sequence: MWNSFWSFLWSTVVIFAFIAYLMILFNILVDLFWRDHKTSGWIKAVWVIFLVVLPYVTALVYLIARGKGMAERAREQALQAKRETDDYIRQAAGRSPAQEIADAKALLDAGTITHSEFDGLKAKALGQQLAMDRMVR
- a CDS encoding Mur ligase family protein, yielding MVTARGRFALTAGAGARWASRVTGRGAGAMIGGLVAMTLDRSILAQLGQGRRSVVITGTNGKSTTTRMTAAALATLGPVATNAEGANMDAGLVAALAAAPEAPLAALEVDEMHVPHVSDAVNPSVIVLLNLSRDQLDRVGEINHIERTLRAGLARHPAAVIVANCDDVLMTSAAYDNPNVVWVAAGGGWASDSVSCPRSGEVIVREQQHWYSTGSDFKRPDPDWWFDDTHIHGPGGLSLPMALTLPGTVNRGNATQAVAAAVALGADPAAAVAAVSAVDEVAGRYRTLQVGAHTVRMLLAKNPAGWQEALSMVDRDAAGVVIAVNGQVPDGEDLSWLWDVGFEHFESVPVVAAGERGTDLAVRLGYAGVAHTLVHETRAAIASCPPGHVEVLANYTAFLQLNRVLSRA
- a CDS encoding DEDDh family exonuclease, with translation MSSTAGHRWGRPADAPGSGWAVVDVETSGFRPGQARIVSIAALALSDDGNVEKSFYSLLDPGVDPGPTHVHGLTAEMLAGQPTFADVAGDLVEVLRGRTLVAHNVGFDYSFLAAEAEMVSAELPVETVMCTVELGRRLDLGLENLKLETLAAHWGVTQMRPHDALDDAMVLAQILKPVLVRAREHRKWLPVHPVSRRTWPNGRVTHDELRPLKAVAARTPCPYANPGRFVAGRPLVQGMRVALAAEVGHTHEELIERILHAGLAYTEAVDAHTSLVVCDDVPDQGKGYQAGELGVPLLSAPEFLRGLESVVGGADIEEFTDTSAADDQFTLF